One genomic window of Diospyros lotus cultivar Yz01 chromosome 8, ASM1463336v1, whole genome shotgun sequence includes the following:
- the LOC127808798 gene encoding uncharacterized protein LOC127808798 isoform X1, protein MFSFTALLLHNLLSGPQGSPPYLAWLMLASWSTLVLYSKIVLLVLLKLQKEREKSKSERKERKREKKEKKREHRAIVEQHVTEFNHGRKRKHDDEKAYKSDKVKVDLKGYYKSTEDEAEEVERSGLTEEHEQPVCSHNACDSSDSTKNCEKRRQASPGRRIQAHGNILRIRLPSRKFKEPDANVGDERSCSTSGRIHKEPDPAVGCSTSGRKELMGMHGFEVGPACSRLESCSISLKSPPCQQESCSKSLKFNASGQGFTPGVDGKQSSASAPSTSCGTFAPDDGRTTQPTTVDNRMKKIESLYKNLVGNLDLPPLGEGMQASHDELEWLCQRTQQDRKRSKASNMALSDGKPVSAFWPRAQYLAEADVYALPFALPF, encoded by the exons atgttttctttcactGCTCTGTTACTACACAATTTATTAAGTGGCCCCCAAGGATCTCCCCCTTATCTAGCATGGTTAATGCTTGCATCTTGGTCCACCTTAGTCTTGTATTCTAAAATTGTTCTTCTGGTGCTTCTAAAGCTCCAGAAGGAAAGGGAGAAGTCCAAGTCAGAAaggaaggagaggaagagggagaagaaagagaagaagagggaacaCAGAGCAATTGTTGAGCAGCATGTTACCGAGTTTAATCATGGAAGGAAAAGGAAGCATGATGATGAGAAGGCTTACAAATCGGATAAAGTTAAGGTGGATTTGAAAGGTTATTACAAGAGTACTGAAGATGAAGCTGAAGAGGTGGAAAGGAGTGGCCTCACTGAAGAACATGAGCAACCTGTTTGTTCGCATAATGCCTGTGACTCGTCTGACAGCACCAAGAATTGCGAAAAAAGGAGGCAAGCCTCACCTGGGAGACGCATTCAGGCTCATG GGAACATCCTAAGGATTCGACTACCATCACGAAAGTTCAAGGAACCTGATGCAAATGTTGGGGATGAGAGGTCCTGCTCTACTTCTGGAAGGATACACAAGGAACCCGATCCAGCTGTTGGCTGCTCAACTTCTGGAAGGAAAGAGTTGATGGGCATGCATGGTTTTGAAGTTGGTCCTGCTTGCTCTCGGCTGGAGTCCTGTTCAATATCCCTGAAGAGTCCTCCTTGTCAGCAGGAGTCCTGTTCAAAATCCCTGAAGTTTAATGCGTCTGGGCAGGGTTTCACTCCTGGAGTAGACGGAAAACAAAGTTCAGCTTCTGCCCCATCAACTTCTTGTGGTACCTTTGCTCCAGATGACGGGCGGACTACTCAGCCCACAACCGTTGACAAtaggatgaagaagattgaGTCACTTTACAAGAATCTAGTAGGGAATCTAGACCTTCCACCACTTGGTGAGGGCATGCAAGCAAGTCATGATGAACTAGAGTGGCTGTGTCAGCGAACGCAACAAGATAGGAAAAGATCCAAAGCTAGCAATATGGCTCTATCCGATGGGAAACCAGTCTCAGCCTTTTGGCCGCGTGCCCAGTACTTAGCCGAGGCTGATGTATATGCCTTGCCCTTTGCACTTCCGTTTTGA
- the LOC127808798 gene encoding uncharacterized protein LOC127808798 isoform X2 — protein sequence MSRCFPYPPPGYSPKRDNNEALIESIKLQKEREKSKSERKERKREKKEKKREHRAIVEQHVTEFNHGRKRKHDDEKAYKSDKVKVDLKGYYKSTEDEAEEVERSGLTEEHEQPVCSHNACDSSDSTKNCEKRRQASPGRRIQAHGNILRIRLPSRKFKEPDANVGDERSCSTSGRIHKEPDPAVGCSTSGRKELMGMHGFEVGPACSRLESCSISLKSPPCQQESCSKSLKFNASGQGFTPGVDGKQSSASAPSTSCGTFAPDDGRTTQPTTVDNRMKKIESLYKNLVGNLDLPPLGEGMQASHDELEWLCQRTQQDRKRSKASNMALSDGKPVSAFWPRAQYLAEADVYALPFALPF from the exons ATGTCTCGGTGCTTTCCATACCCTCCGCCTGGCTATTCCCCCAAGAGAGACAATAACGAGGCCTTGATCGAATCGATTAAG CTCCAGAAGGAAAGGGAGAAGTCCAAGTCAGAAaggaaggagaggaagagggagaagaaagagaagaagagggaacaCAGAGCAATTGTTGAGCAGCATGTTACCGAGTTTAATCATGGAAGGAAAAGGAAGCATGATGATGAGAAGGCTTACAAATCGGATAAAGTTAAGGTGGATTTGAAAGGTTATTACAAGAGTACTGAAGATGAAGCTGAAGAGGTGGAAAGGAGTGGCCTCACTGAAGAACATGAGCAACCTGTTTGTTCGCATAATGCCTGTGACTCGTCTGACAGCACCAAGAATTGCGAAAAAAGGAGGCAAGCCTCACCTGGGAGACGCATTCAGGCTCATG GGAACATCCTAAGGATTCGACTACCATCACGAAAGTTCAAGGAACCTGATGCAAATGTTGGGGATGAGAGGTCCTGCTCTACTTCTGGAAGGATACACAAGGAACCCGATCCAGCTGTTGGCTGCTCAACTTCTGGAAGGAAAGAGTTGATGGGCATGCATGGTTTTGAAGTTGGTCCTGCTTGCTCTCGGCTGGAGTCCTGTTCAATATCCCTGAAGAGTCCTCCTTGTCAGCAGGAGTCCTGTTCAAAATCCCTGAAGTTTAATGCGTCTGGGCAGGGTTTCACTCCTGGAGTAGACGGAAAACAAAGTTCAGCTTCTGCCCCATCAACTTCTTGTGGTACCTTTGCTCCAGATGACGGGCGGACTACTCAGCCCACAACCGTTGACAAtaggatgaagaagattgaGTCACTTTACAAGAATCTAGTAGGGAATCTAGACCTTCCACCACTTGGTGAGGGCATGCAAGCAAGTCATGATGAACTAGAGTGGCTGTGTCAGCGAACGCAACAAGATAGGAAAAGATCCAAAGCTAGCAATATGGCTCTATCCGATGGGAAACCAGTCTCAGCCTTTTGGCCGCGTGCCCAGTACTTAGCCGAGGCTGATGTATATGCCTTGCCCTTTGCACTTCCGTTTTGA